The proteins below are encoded in one region of Acidobacteriota bacterium:
- a CDS encoding thioredoxin family protein: MKMPDCKRLDFFVVLLLLLLSNLQWLPAQDDHSNARLSQFVRIGTIDISIDGSVDRKAQVYQSSQPRAFLIRSPQLDEVIVLQLQGNSVSSIASQHLTVGTDQAQLASDYTLKDEGQFEVSRTAVGFTFDGHDLKMQAKQDLLGFISSQDIRDFDVLWGERQAEYEAETEALQRVRSYSRGKGVEVVTYFGSWCPHCQKKVPEMMKIEEVLSDSDIAFRYYGIPRPPAFGQDPEAIEKKLESVPTTVVLQDGEEVGRLTRDDWNEPEESLAKLLAGL; encoded by the coding sequence ATGAAAATGCCTGATTGCAAACGCCTCGATTTCTTCGTCGTTCTCCTGCTGCTTCTCTTGTCGAATCTTCAGTGGCTGCCGGCTCAGGACGACCACTCCAACGCCCGTCTCTCGCAATTCGTCCGCATTGGCACCATCGACATTTCCATCGACGGTTCCGTCGACCGCAAGGCTCAGGTTTACCAGTCCAGCCAGCCCAGGGCTTTTTTGATCCGCTCGCCTCAGCTCGATGAGGTGATCGTTCTGCAATTGCAGGGCAATTCGGTGTCCTCGATCGCTTCCCAGCACCTGACGGTGGGAACCGATCAAGCTCAACTGGCCTCCGACTACACTCTCAAAGACGAGGGGCAATTCGAGGTCAGCCGGACCGCCGTCGGCTTCACTTTCGATGGCCACGACTTGAAGATGCAGGCCAAGCAGGACTTGCTGGGCTTCATCTCCAGTCAAGACATACGGGACTTCGACGTTCTCTGGGGTGAGCGGCAGGCTGAGTATGAAGCCGAGACGGAGGCCCTGCAGCGGGTCCGCAGCTACTCGCGGGGCAAAGGGGTCGAGGTCGTGACGTATTTCGGATCCTGGTGCCCTCATTGCCAGAAAAAGGTTCCCGAGATGATGAAGATCGAGGAAGTGCTCTCCGACTCGGATATCGCTTTTCGATACTACGGCATCCCCCGTCCCCCGGCCTTCGGGCAAGACCCGGAAGCCATCGAGAAGAAGCTGGAAAGCGTCCCCACTACTGTGGTCTTGCAGGACGGCGAGGAAGTCGGCCGCCTGACCCGAGACGATTGGAATGAACCCGAAGAAAGCCTGGCCAAGCTGCTGGCCGGTCTTTAA
- a CDS encoding PQQ-binding-like beta-propeller repeat protein — protein MRTRSPYLPLAVILFLTLAALAASLSLAAAESSDQNWPRWRGPEATGVAPQSDPPLKWSERENLRWKFDIPGRGSSTPVIWEDLVFLTTAVVVGESDEESEPQEGRRRRRGPSPALTQFILLAVNRDDGSLAWQKVAREAVPHEGTHPDGTWASGSAVTDGEVVIAHFGSQGIYAYALDGSPLWNKDLGDMRTRLGFGEGASPALHGKYLVVNWDHEGDSFIVALDKSSGEEIWRAARDEPTSWATPVVANVNGRDQVIVNATNRVRSYDLETGTLVWESSGMTVNTIPSPVHGDGIVYVTSGFRGNALQAIDLSKAKGNVQESGAVIWSYDRDTPYVPSPLLYGDGLYILKSNNGILTRFDAKTGATDFGPVRLDGIQGVYASPVGAAGRVYITGRNGVTLVIEHGEELKVLASNPLDDRIDASPAIVGNQIFLRGFEHLYCIEASE, from the coding sequence ATGAGAACCCGTTCGCCTTACTTGCCGCTCGCCGTTATTCTCTTTTTGACCTTGGCCGCGCTGGCCGCTTCTCTCTCATTGGCCGCCGCAGAGAGTTCCGACCAGAACTGGCCTCGCTGGAGAGGCCCCGAGGCGACTGGAGTGGCTCCCCAGTCCGACCCGCCGCTGAAATGGAGCGAGCGGGAAAACCTGCGCTGGAAGTTCGATATTCCGGGACGCGGCAGTTCCACTCCGGTCATTTGGGAAGACCTGGTCTTTCTCACCACTGCCGTTGTGGTCGGCGAATCCGATGAGGAAAGCGAACCGCAGGAGGGGAGAAGGCGCCGCCGCGGCCCCAGTCCGGCGCTCACCCAGTTCATCCTGCTGGCCGTCAACCGGGACGACGGATCGCTGGCCTGGCAAAAAGTCGCCCGCGAGGCCGTTCCTCACGAAGGAACCCATCCCGACGGAACCTGGGCTTCAGGATCGGCCGTGACCGACGGCGAGGTGGTCATCGCCCACTTCGGCTCCCAAGGAATCTATGCCTACGCCCTGGACGGGAGTCCGCTGTGGAACAAGGACCTGGGCGACATGCGCACCCGCCTGGGCTTCGGCGAAGGCGCCTCTCCCGCCTTGCACGGCAAGTACCTGGTGGTCAATTGGGACCATGAAGGCGATTCCTTCATCGTGGCCCTCGACAAGTCCAGCGGCGAGGAGATTTGGAGAGCGGCGCGCGACGAACCGACCTCCTGGGCCACTCCGGTGGTGGCCAACGTCAACGGTCGCGACCAAGTCATCGTCAACGCCACCAACCGCGTCCGCAGCTATGACCTGGAAACGGGCACCCTGGTGTGGGAGAGCAGCGGCATGACGGTCAACACCATTCCCTCCCCCGTGCACGGGGACGGCATCGTCTATGTCACCAGCGGATTCCGCGGCAATGCCCTGCAGGCCATCGACCTTTCAAAGGCCAAGGGAAACGTTCAGGAAAGCGGGGCCGTGATCTGGTCTTATGACCGCGATACGCCCTATGTTCCCTCGCCTCTGCTCTACGGCGATGGGCTCTACATCCTCAAGAGCAATAACGGAATCCTGACCCGCTTCGATGCCAAGACGGGAGCTACCGACTTCGGTCCTGTCCGCCTGGACGGTATTCAGGGCGTGTACGCGTCGCCGGTGGGCGCCGCGGGACGCGTCTACATCACGGGACGCAACGGCGTGACCTTGGTCATCGAGCACGGCGAGGAACTCAAGGTGCTGGCCAGCAACCCCCTGGACGACCGTATCGACGCCTCGCCGGCCATCGTCGGCAACCAGATCTTCCTGAGAGGCTTCGAACACCTCTACTGCATCGAAGCCTCCGAGTAG
- a CDS encoding S9 family peptidase: MRVAKGLIVAAILVLSAASLAAAQGLTATDVFELEYVSDPQISPDGQQIVYVRRWADIEKDRTYSNLWIVNFDGSRHRPLTSGRYSDGSPRWSPDGTRLAFVSDRSGSPQIHLRYMDSGLESVLTHLQTPPRAPAFSPDGSQIAFIALVPSKGPQIAEMPSPPAGAEWAEPAMVVDSLIYRFDGRGYLPHGYAHIHVVPAEGGTARQLTSGDYHHGGAGFLAADVVWTPDGKHLLFAANRRDDWEYELLDSEIWEVALADGSMRALTNREGPDQNPAISPDGERIAYLGFDDRSQGYQLTQLYVMNRDGSQPTLVSSALDQDVSNPAWAPDGQGIFFTYTEHGVDKLALLPLRGWQPGEIKTLFSDLGTGRSAYAGGAGFSLASGGHMAFSQTFPDRPGDVAAASADSEARLVTGVNDDLMAQRDLGQVEEIWWESSHDQRKIQGWIIKPPDFDPSNKYPMVLEIHGGPFAAYGPRFDLEKQVLAGKGYVVLYANPRGSTSYGEEFGNLIHHAYPGDDFYDLDSGVDAVIEQGYVDPSKVFVGGGSGGGVLTCWMIGRSQRFRAAVSYYPVINWYSWVLSADIASFGVKYWFPGMPWDHPEHYESRSLLSVVKNVTTPTMVITGEEDWRTPMSESEQYYTALKLLKVEAVLVRVPGESHGIAGRPSHHLSKMLHISGWFDRYLEEEGTMEETSGR; encoded by the coding sequence ATGAGAGTTGCCAAAGGACTGATTGTTGCCGCCATCCTGGTGTTGAGCGCGGCCTCGCTGGCGGCCGCCCAAGGGCTGACTGCTACCGACGTTTTTGAACTGGAATACGTTTCAGACCCGCAGATCTCGCCCGACGGGCAGCAGATCGTTTATGTGCGTCGCTGGGCTGACATCGAGAAGGACCGCACCTATTCCAACCTGTGGATCGTCAACTTCGACGGAAGCAGGCACCGTCCGCTGACCAGCGGACGCTACAGCGACGGAAGCCCCCGCTGGTCGCCCGACGGAACGCGGCTGGCCTTCGTCTCAGACCGCAGCGGCTCGCCCCAGATTCACTTGCGCTACATGGACAGCGGTCTGGAGAGCGTCCTCACCCATTTGCAGACGCCGCCCCGGGCGCCGGCCTTTTCCCCCGACGGATCGCAAATCGCCTTCATCGCCCTGGTGCCTTCCAAGGGTCCACAAATCGCCGAGATGCCTTCACCGCCAGCCGGCGCCGAGTGGGCCGAGCCGGCCATGGTGGTGGACAGCTTGATTTACCGCTTCGACGGCAGAGGCTACCTGCCTCACGGGTACGCCCACATCCACGTGGTGCCGGCGGAAGGCGGGACGGCCCGCCAACTGACCAGCGGCGACTACCACCACGGCGGAGCCGGCTTCCTTGCAGCCGACGTCGTATGGACCCCGGACGGCAAGCACCTCCTCTTTGCGGCCAACCGCCGCGACGACTGGGAATACGAGTTGCTGGATTCGGAGATCTGGGAGGTGGCGCTGGCCGACGGCAGCATGCGCGCGCTCACCAACCGCGAGGGACCCGACCAGAATCCGGCCATCTCGCCCGACGGAGAGAGAATCGCCTACCTGGGCTTCGACGACCGTTCCCAGGGATACCAGTTGACCCAGCTTTACGTCATGAACCGGGACGGCAGCCAACCCACCCTGGTGTCCTCGGCGCTGGACCAGGACGTCAGCAATCCGGCCTGGGCGCCGGACGGTCAAGGCATTTTCTTCACCTACACCGAACACGGGGTCGACAAGCTGGCCCTGTTGCCCCTGCGAGGCTGGCAGCCGGGTGAGATCAAGACGCTCTTCTCCGACCTGGGGACGGGGCGCTCAGCCTACGCCGGCGGCGCGGGCTTCAGCCTGGCGTCCGGCGGACACATGGCATTCTCCCAGACTTTCCCCGACCGTCCGGGTGACGTGGCGGCGGCCTCGGCGGACAGCGAAGCCCGTCTCGTCACCGGCGTCAACGACGACCTGATGGCGCAACGCGACCTGGGCCAGGTAGAAGAGATCTGGTGGGAGTCCTCACACGATCAGCGCAAGATCCAGGGCTGGATCATCAAGCCTCCCGACTTCGACCCCTCCAACAAGTACCCCATGGTGCTGGAGATCCACGGCGGACCCTTCGCCGCCTACGGCCCCCGTTTCGACCTTGAAAAGCAGGTGCTGGCGGGCAAGGGCTACGTGGTGCTCTACGCCAATCCCCGCGGCAGCACCAGCTACGGAGAAGAGTTCGGCAACCTGATACACCACGCCTACCCGGGCGACGACTTCTACGACCTCGATTCGGGAGTGGACGCCGTGATCGAACAAGGCTACGTCGATCCTTCCAAGGTCTTCGTGGGGGGCGGCAGCGGGGGCGGCGTGCTGACCTGCTGGATGATCGGGCGCTCGCAGCGCTTTCGGGCCGCCGTCTCTTACTATCCGGTGATCAACTGGTATAGCTGGGTGCTGAGCGCCGACATCGCCTCTTTCGGCGTCAAGTACTGGTTCCCGGGTATGCCCTGGGATCATCCCGAGCACTACGAGAGCCGCTCCCTGCTCTCGGTGGTCAAGAACGTCACCACGCCCACCATGGTCATCACCGGCGAGGAGGACTGGCGCACCCCCATGTCGGAGTCGGAGCAATACTACACGGCCCTCAAGCTGCTCAAGGTGGAGGCGGTGCTGGTGCGCGTCCCCGGCGAATCGCATGGCATCGCTGGTCGGCCCAGCCATCACCTTTCCAAGATGCTGCACATCTCGGGGTGGTTCGACCGCTACCTGGAGGAAGAAGGAACGATGGAGGAGACCTCGGGGCGTTAG
- a CDS encoding acetyl-CoA carboxylase carboxyltransferase subunit alpha — protein sequence MGKHAGVTAWDRVLLARNESRPYTLDYIRRIFSSFREVHGDRKYADDPAIVAGMAYLEDEPVMVIGQQKGRDMRSRLHRNYGMPRPEGYRKAIRLMQMAEKFNRPVLTLIDTPGAYPGVGAEERGQAEAIAYNLRTMAGLEVPIIASVIGEGGSGGALAIGVADRVLMLENSIYSVISPESCSAILWKDQDHAKEAAENLRLTADHLKRFGIIDEVVPEPSGGAHEDWDEAAELLSKALVKNLQALQEMTVEERLEERYQKFRKMGAFVEEVASSSEP from the coding sequence TTGGGCAAGCATGCAGGCGTGACGGCATGGGACCGGGTGTTGCTGGCGCGCAACGAATCGCGTCCCTATACGCTCGACTACATCCGCCGGATCTTTTCCTCCTTCCGGGAGGTTCACGGCGACCGCAAGTACGCCGACGACCCCGCCATCGTAGCGGGAATGGCTTATCTCGAGGACGAGCCGGTAATGGTCATCGGACAGCAGAAGGGCCGCGACATGCGCAGCCGTCTGCACCGCAACTACGGCATGCCGCGTCCTGAAGGCTACCGCAAGGCCATCCGCCTCATGCAGATGGCCGAGAAATTCAACCGTCCGGTCCTGACCCTTATCGACACTCCCGGCGCCTATCCCGGAGTGGGCGCGGAGGAGCGGGGACAGGCCGAGGCCATCGCCTACAACCTGCGGACCATGGCCGGACTCGAGGTTCCCATCATCGCCTCGGTCATCGGCGAAGGCGGGTCGGGCGGAGCCCTGGCCATAGGCGTAGCCGACCGCGTCCTCATGCTTGAGAACTCGATCTACTCCGTCATTTCGCCCGAGAGTTGCTCGGCCATCCTCTGGAAAGATCAGGACCACGCCAAGGAGGCGGCCGAAAACCTGCGCCTGACCGCCGACCACCTGAAACGCTTCGGCATCATCGACGAGGTGGTGCCGGAACCGTCCGGGGGAGCCCATGAAGATTGGGACGAGGCGGCGGAGCTGCTTTCAAAGGCGCTGGTCAAGAACCTGCAAGCTTTGCAGGAAATGACGGTGGAAGAGCGGCTGGAGGAGCGCTACCAGAAGTTCCGCAAGATGGGGGCTTTTGTTGAGGAAGTCGCCTCCAGTTCGGAACCCTAG
- a CDS encoding phosphomannomutase/phosphoglucomutase, translating into MRWDICDDVAENSYDYFQQTLITDNGFREYDVRWIVGKEINPNGFFVMGRAYATLLQKDVGSNKAIVGHDFRSYSQELARSFTLGMMVSGAEVIDVGLALTPMVYYAQHHFNAPGGAQVTASHNENGWCGLKLADGLSSTLGPDGIKRLKQIVHSGDFVNGSGSYQNFDNLDQAYLSDIVGGKKLDHPPKVVVACGNGTPGRFVPEIIEALGCHVVRLDCEADWTFPRFNPNPEDVKFLHEISRVTMQEKADIGIGIDGDGDRIGVVDEKGEEIYSDKLGLLLARWMSEKYPNRIVVTDVKSTGLFSNDPVLNSNGYQSVLWKTGHSYIKAKVRETGAIAGFEKSGHWFLSEPLGRGYDDAARSAALLLRMLDESGKPLSQMLADLPKSYNSPTIGAYCPDDEKYEVVEHVTEQYRQDMEKGTVIGGRKIKELITVNGVRFVLEDDSWGLVRASSNKPSLVLVAESVTSQEQLYQIMEHIQQRLEKGGRIGDYDQEMPQPK; encoded by the coding sequence ATGAGGTGGGACATCTGTGACGACGTGGCTGAAAACTCCTACGATTACTTCCAGCAGACCCTGATCACCGACAACGGCTTCCGCGAGTACGACGTGCGCTGGATCGTGGGCAAGGAGATCAACCCCAACGGCTTTTTCGTCATGGGACGCGCCTACGCCACGCTGCTGCAGAAGGACGTGGGCTCCAACAAGGCCATCGTGGGACACGACTTTCGCTCTTACAGTCAGGAGTTGGCGCGCAGTTTCACTCTGGGAATGATGGTTTCGGGCGCGGAAGTCATCGACGTGGGCCTGGCCCTGACTCCCATGGTCTATTACGCCCAGCATCATTTCAACGCCCCCGGCGGAGCACAGGTGACGGCCAGCCACAATGAGAACGGCTGGTGCGGACTCAAGCTGGCCGACGGGCTATCCTCCACGCTGGGGCCGGACGGCATCAAACGCCTCAAGCAAATCGTACACAGCGGCGATTTCGTCAACGGCAGCGGAAGCTACCAGAACTTCGACAATCTGGACCAGGCCTACCTCAGCGACATCGTGGGAGGCAAGAAGCTGGATCATCCCCCCAAGGTGGTGGTGGCCTGCGGCAACGGGACGCCGGGCCGCTTCGTCCCCGAAATCATCGAGGCCCTGGGCTGCCATGTGGTACGTCTGGACTGTGAGGCCGACTGGACTTTTCCCCGCTTCAATCCCAATCCTGAGGACGTCAAGTTCCTGCACGAGATCAGCCGCGTCACCATGCAGGAAAAAGCCGATATCGGCATCGGCATCGACGGAGACGGCGACCGGATCGGCGTGGTGGACGAAAAGGGCGAGGAGATCTACTCCGACAAGCTGGGGCTGCTGCTGGCCCGCTGGATGTCGGAAAAGTACCCCAACCGCATCGTGGTCACCGACGTCAAGAGCACCGGACTCTTCAGCAACGATCCCGTCCTCAACTCCAACGGCTACCAGTCGGTGTTGTGGAAGACGGGGCATTCCTACATCAAGGCCAAGGTGCGGGAGACCGGTGCCATCGCCGGGTTCGAGAAGTCGGGACACTGGTTCTTGAGCGAGCCGCTGGGCCGCGGCTACGACGATGCCGCCCGCTCGGCGGCGCTTCTGCTGCGCATGCTGGACGAATCGGGCAAGCCCCTCTCCCAGATGCTGGCCGACCTTCCCAAGTCCTACAACAGCCCCACCATCGGAGCCTACTGTCCCGACGACGAGAAGTACGAGGTGGTCGAGCACGTCACCGAGCAATACCGCCAGGACATGGAGAAGGGCACCGTTATCGGGGGCCGGAAGATCAAGGAACTGATCACGGTCAACGGCGTGCGTTTCGTTCTGGAGGACGATAGCTGGGGACTGGTGCGGGCCTCATCCAACAAGCCCTCGCTGGTGCTGGTGGCCGAGTCGGTCACCTCCCAGGAACAGCTCTACCAGATCATGGAGCATATTCAACAGCGCCTGGAAAAAGGCGGCCGAATCGGCGACTACGACCAAGAGATGCCCCAGCCCAAGTAA
- a CDS encoding VOC family protein, with amino-acid sequence MSQATTASGRFVWYDLMTTDLEKSIHFYSRLFGWKVKKVDMGPEIGIYHMIESDGQDIGGMVGMDEEGVPSHWIGYLSVDDVDQAADSIVREAGSLPRPPMDIPNVGRFCVAGDPGGAYFAPFSFPQGQEPSQPPRSAPGHFCWNEVHVPKSSQAKCKEFYQKIIGWQTKDTDMGPMGVYTLFRRPDGQDAAGMMALPEDSDQAGYWLTYIQVGSVDASVEQAEELEAETLKEASDIPNMGRFAVLRDPTGAGFALWKPA; translated from the coding sequence ATGAGTCAAGCGACAACGGCGAGCGGGCGTTTTGTCTGGTATGACCTGATGACGACCGATCTTGAAAAGAGCATCCATTTCTACAGCCGCCTCTTTGGCTGGAAGGTCAAAAAGGTCGATATGGGACCGGAGATCGGCATTTACCACATGATCGAATCGGACGGGCAGGATATCGGAGGAATGGTGGGAATGGATGAGGAAGGCGTTCCCAGCCATTGGATCGGCTATCTCAGCGTGGACGACGTCGATCAGGCGGCCGACTCGATCGTCAGAGAAGCCGGTTCCCTTCCCCGGCCGCCCATGGACATTCCCAACGTGGGGCGCTTCTGCGTAGCCGGCGATCCGGGCGGAGCCTACTTTGCTCCCTTCAGCTTTCCTCAGGGCCAGGAACCTTCTCAGCCTCCACGGAGCGCACCCGGGCACTTCTGCTGGAACGAGGTCCATGTCCCCAAGTCCTCGCAGGCCAAGTGCAAGGAGTTCTATCAGAAAATCATCGGCTGGCAAACCAAGGATACCGACATGGGTCCGATGGGCGTCTACACCCTTTTCCGCCGCCCCGACGGTCAGGACGCCGCCGGTATGATGGCCCTGCCTGAAGACTCTGATCAGGCCGGCTACTGGCTGACCTACATCCAGGTGGGCAGCGTGGACGCCTCGGTCGAGCAGGCCGAGGAGCTGGAGGCCGAGACCCTCAAAGAGGCCAGCGATATCCCCAATATGGGGCGCTTTGCGGTGCTCAGGGATCCGACCGGAGCCGGGTTTGCGCTCTGGAAGCCGGCCTAG
- a CDS encoding ADOP family duplicated permease, with product MKRTRLAEEMARSRLSQNAWARRLGVSRAYLSMLVNGRRDNPSADVRERMLEIFELEFDDLFEVELPDEPKEAVPDHRLHPFEFPGEVKDQPRRPPWEGDTVMQRFRQDLRHALRVLSKHPTFTLLAVLALAIGIGANTLIYSLVDTLVLNPFVYPEPDRLVGIGTAFPKTNQEMSFIEILSAPEYADVRDNISTLEHVSALDLGHRHISRPGAGASERLFTAFWWGDPFQTFAMLPAQGRGFLPQEVQSREPVAVISYRVWQNQFGGREELLGDTILVDGEPYTVVGVMPPRLLFLGTDLWLPMWADPQVLPRNRRQFEIVARLKPDATLSQTNAALENLARGIEAEYGSAFNEYEGWSLQARPWGDVLLGSTRPAAYLLLGAVGFVLLLVCSNVANLQLVRSAARKRELAVRAALGAGKGHLIRQLMTESLVLAVVGGVVGIVCAVAGLRLLAHSLPANIVPPGADVAVNGRILLFSLVVTLLAAVFFGIVPALQSASGGTQSTLNAATSRASQNQAVRRLHSSLVAVEVALALVLLVGAGLLMNSFLRLQRVDPGFETSNLLTMRLTLPRTRYQGEQVPEFFQRLVDRLNSLPGVERGAAVSQFPPNVFFRRTIWIEGTEPSSEGGLPTPYLTLVSPEYFETMGISRVQGRDFNPFDLRDGPPVAVINQAAAERYFPNQDALGKRFKIGAADSEGPFWEVIGIVGSTRNTGLQNSPEPEIFAPLARVPEWNQHFLVLRTADNPSGLLPGIRSELRQMDPDQPVYAIQTVEESFANNTATERLATYLLLLFGVMALILAAVGIYGVVSYAVSRRTQEIGVRIALGADSSEVRRLVVRQSLLPVAAGGLIGAAFALLLGTMMEREPFLSRLLYQVSGHDPLTLLVCLLVLGTAAGLASYLPARRASRVDPAVALRYE from the coding sequence TTGAAACGAACCCGGCTAGCCGAAGAGATGGCCCGCAGCCGCCTCTCGCAAAACGCCTGGGCGCGCCGCCTGGGGGTTAGCCGCGCCTACCTGTCGATGCTCGTCAACGGACGCCGCGACAATCCCAGCGCCGACGTGCGGGAGCGGATGCTGGAGATCTTCGAGCTGGAGTTCGACGATCTCTTCGAGGTGGAATTGCCCGACGAGCCGAAAGAGGCCGTACCGGATCACCGCCTGCATCCTTTCGAGTTCCCCGGCGAAGTCAAGGACCAGCCGCGCCGTCCTCCCTGGGAAGGAGACACCGTCATGCAGAGATTCCGTCAAGACCTCCGCCACGCCCTTCGCGTTTTGTCCAAACATCCGACCTTCACGCTGCTGGCCGTGCTGGCGCTGGCCATCGGCATCGGCGCCAATACGCTCATCTACAGCCTGGTCGACACACTGGTTCTGAATCCCTTCGTCTATCCTGAGCCTGACCGCCTGGTGGGCATCGGCACCGCCTTTCCCAAGACCAATCAGGAGATGAGCTTCATCGAGATTCTCTCGGCTCCCGAATATGCCGACGTGCGCGACAATATCTCCACCCTGGAGCACGTCAGCGCACTCGACCTGGGTCATCGGCACATCAGCCGTCCCGGCGCCGGCGCGTCGGAGAGGCTCTTTACGGCTTTCTGGTGGGGGGATCCCTTCCAGACCTTCGCCATGCTCCCGGCTCAGGGCCGCGGATTCCTGCCTCAGGAGGTGCAGTCCCGCGAGCCGGTGGCCGTCATCAGCTACCGGGTTTGGCAGAATCAGTTCGGGGGGCGGGAGGAACTGCTGGGCGACACCATCCTGGTGGACGGCGAACCTTACACCGTGGTGGGCGTGATGCCTCCACGCCTGCTCTTTCTGGGTACCGACTTGTGGCTGCCCATGTGGGCCGATCCCCAGGTTTTGCCCCGCAACCGGCGTCAGTTCGAGATCGTGGCCCGCCTCAAGCCCGACGCCACGCTCAGCCAAACCAATGCCGCTCTTGAAAACTTGGCCCGCGGCATCGAGGCCGAATACGGATCGGCCTTCAACGAGTACGAAGGCTGGTCGCTGCAAGCGCGTCCCTGGGGCGACGTTTTGCTGGGTTCCACCCGTCCAGCCGCCTATCTGCTGTTGGGCGCTGTGGGTTTCGTGTTGCTGCTGGTGTGCTCCAACGTCGCCAACCTTCAACTGGTGCGCTCGGCGGCCCGCAAGCGGGAACTGGCCGTCCGGGCCGCCCTGGGAGCGGGCAAAGGACACCTGATCAGGCAGTTGATGACCGAGAGTCTGGTGCTGGCGGTGGTGGGAGGCGTCGTGGGCATTGTGTGCGCGGTGGCGGGACTGCGCTTGCTGGCTCATTCCTTGCCCGCCAACATCGTTCCGCCGGGGGCCGACGTGGCGGTCAACGGACGCATTCTCCTCTTCAGCCTGGTGGTCACCTTGCTGGCGGCGGTTTTTTTCGGTATCGTCCCCGCCTTGCAGTCGGCTTCCGGAGGCACCCAAAGCACCCTCAACGCGGCCACCTCCCGCGCCTCGCAGAATCAGGCCGTGCGCCGTCTGCACTCTTCCCTGGTGGCTGTCGAAGTGGCCTTGGCCCTGGTACTGCTGGTGGGCGCCGGACTGCTGATGAACAGCTTCCTGAGGTTGCAGCGGGTGGATCCCGGATTTGAGACCTCAAACCTGCTCACCATGCGCCTGACCCTGCCCCGCACGAGGTACCAGGGGGAACAGGTGCCCGAGTTCTTTCAGCGCCTGGTCGACCGCCTCAATTCATTGCCCGGAGTGGAAAGGGGAGCTGCCGTCTCCCAGTTCCCGCCCAACGTCTTCTTCAGGCGCACGATTTGGATCGAGGGAACCGAGCCCTCCTCCGAGGGAGGCCTGCCCACCCCTTACCTGACCCTGGTCTCTCCCGAGTACTTCGAAACCATGGGTATTTCAAGGGTGCAGGGACGCGATTTCAATCCTTTCGACCTGCGCGACGGTCCCCCGGTCGCCGTCATCAATCAGGCCGCCGCCGAGCGCTATTTCCCCAACCAGGACGCCTTGGGCAAGCGTTTTAAAATAGGCGCCGCCGATAGCGAAGGGCCCTTCTGGGAGGTCATCGGCATTGTCGGGTCAACCCGCAATACGGGGCTGCAGAACTCGCCCGAGCCTGAAATCTTCGCTCCTCTGGCCCGGGTCCCCGAATGGAACCAGCATTTCCTGGTGCTGCGGACGGCCGACAACCCGTCCGGCCTGCTGCCAGGCATCCGCAGCGAACTGCGCCAGATGGACCCCGATCAGCCCGTTTATGCCATTCAGACCGTGGAGGAGAGTTTTGCCAACAACACCGCCACCGAGCGTCTGGCCACCTACCTGCTGCTGCTTTTCGGCGTGATGGCGCTGATCCTGGCCGCCGTCGGGATTTACGGTGTGGTCTCCTATGCCGTCAGCCGCAGGACTCAAGAGATCGGCGTGCGCATCGCCCTGGGCGCCGACAGCTCCGAAGTGCGCCGGCTGGTGGTGCGTCAGAGCCTGTTGCCGGTAGCGGCCGGTGGGCTGATCGGAGCCGCCTTCGCTCTCCTGTTGGGGACCATGATGGAGCGGGAGCCGTTCCTGTCGCGGCTGCTCTACCAGGTCAGCGGCCATGACCCGCTGACGCTGCTGGTGTGCCTGCTGGTGCTGGGCACGGCGGCGGGATTGGCCAGTTATCTTCCAGCCCGCCGCGCCAGCCGTGTGGATCCGGCCGTAGCCCTGCGCTACGAATAG
- a CDS encoding methyltransferase: MRAEEGQPLLPRVHPLVRWLSLVWLNLKKPFLTRRAREIVLEKVSGRPFLVLPSVLNPVIFRGGRFLAESLEAMPLEEGSGQALDLGTGSGVGAVFAAARGFQVTALDLNPEAVRCARINVLVNEMEDRIEVLEGDLFDAVKGRRFDLILFNPPFFQGTPRDAGFDLAWRSPPDLPDRFARQAARHLEPGGCILLLLSTDGDQRAWIDPLLQAGFQARPAARRHLGSEIMTIFRLQLPGEQP, translated from the coding sequence GTGAGGGCCGAGGAGGGACAGCCTCTCTTGCCCCGCGTCCACCCGCTGGTGCGCTGGTTGAGCCTCGTCTGGCTCAATTTGAAGAAGCCCTTCCTGACGCGGCGGGCTCGTGAAATCGTGTTGGAGAAGGTTTCAGGCAGGCCTTTTCTGGTGCTGCCTTCGGTGCTCAATCCCGTCATCTTCCGGGGCGGACGCTTTTTGGCGGAGAGCTTAGAGGCGATGCCCCTGGAGGAGGGATCAGGCCAGGCGCTCGACCTGGGCACGGGCAGCGGAGTGGGTGCCGTATTCGCCGCCGCCCGCGGCTTTCAGGTAACGGCGCTGGACTTGAATCCCGAGGCCGTGCGGTGCGCCCGCATCAATGTCCTGGTCAATGAGATGGAAGATCGCATCGAGGTGCTTGAAGGCGATCTCTTCGATGCGGTCAAGGGCAGGCGCTTCGACCTGATCCTCTTCAACCCGCCCTTCTTTCAGGGGACCCCCCGTGACGCCGGATTCGACTTGGCCTGGCGGTCTCCGCCCGATCTGCCTGACCGTTTCGCCCGCCAGGCGGCCCGCCACCTCGAGCCCGGCGGATGCATCCTGCTGCTGCTTTCCACAGACGGCGATCAGAGGGCCTGGATCGATCCGCTGCTGCAAGCCGGCTTTCAGGCCCGCCCCGCCGCCCGCCGCCACCTGGGCAGCGAGATCATGACGATTTTCCGTTTACAACTCCCCGGTGAACAGCCGTAA